In Aquila chrysaetos chrysaetos chromosome 10, bAquChr1.4, whole genome shotgun sequence, the following proteins share a genomic window:
- the DIPK2A gene encoding divergent protein kinase domain 2A isoform X1 codes for MLRLVSLKLGRLYRYVKLAVLGSLAAALVLNTHSLLASLQRNELSERRFLQLNKCPACWGTSWCRKFLNGQLRLESWGRLRLFDFFNVKNVYFARYGEPREGSRRVVLKRLGSAQELADIDTKICRRATGRGRCDLLQALHATEFASLNGDVRLLTPDAVEGWSDLVHCPSQRLLDRLVRRYAETKDSGSFLLRNLKDSERMQLLITLAFNPEPLVLQSFPSDEGWPFAKYLGACGRMVAVNYVGEELWSYFNAPWEKRVDLAWQLMEIAEQLTNNDFEFALYLLDVSFDNFAVGPRDGKVIIVDAENVLVADKRLIRQNKPENWDVWYESKFDDCDKEACLSFSKEILCARVTVDHNYYAICQNLLSRHATWRGTSGGLLHDPPAEIAKDGRLEALLDECANPKKRYGRFQAAKELREYLAQLSNNVR; via the exons ATGCTGCGGCTGGTGTCGCTGAAGTTGGGGCGGCTGTACCGCTACGTGAAGCTGGCGGTGCTGGGCAGCCTGGCGGCGGCGCTGGTGCTGAACACGCACTCGCTGCTGGCCTCGCTGCAGCGCAACGAGCTGTCGGAGCGGCGCTTCCTGCAGCTCAATAAGTGCCCGGCCTGCTGGGGCACCAGCTGGTGCCGCAAGTTCCTCAACGGGCAGCTGCGGCTGGAGAGCTGGGGCCGCCTGCGCCTCTTCGACTTCTTCAACGTCAAGAACGTCTACTTCGCGCGCTACGGGGAGCCCCGCGAGGGCAGCCGCCGCGTCGTCCTCAAGCGCCTCGGCTCCGCGCAGGAGCTGGCCGACATCGACACCAAGATCTGCCGCCGCGCCACCGGCAGGGGCCGCTGCGACCTCCTCCAGGCCCTGCACGCCACCGAGTTCGCCAGCCTCAACGGCGACGTGCGGCTCCTCACCCCCGACGCCGTGGAGGGCTGGTCGGACCTGGTGCACTGCCCCTCGCAGCGCCTGCTCGACCGCCTGGTCCGCCGCTACGCCGAGACCAAGGACTCGGGCAGCTTCCTGCTGCGCAACCTGAAGGACTCGGAGCGCATGCAGCTCCTCATCACCCTCGCCTTCAACCCCGAGCCGCTGGTGCTGCAG AGTTTTCCATCTGATGAGGGTTGGCCATTTGCAAAGTACTTAGGAGCATGTGGAAGAATGGTGGCTGTCAATTACGTTGGAGAAGAGCTGTGGAGTTACTTTAATGCACCATGGGAGAAACGAGTGGATCTGGCCTGGCAATTAATGGAAATAGCTGAGCAGCTGACAAATAATGACTTTGAATTTGCACTCTACCTCCTTGATGTCAGCTTTGACAACTTCGCAGTTGGACCAAGAGATGGGAAAGTTATCATTGTAGATGCAGAAAACGTTCTGGTAGCAGACAAAAGGTTAATCAGACAGA ATAAACCTGAAAACTGGGATGTATGGTATGAAAGCAAATTTGATGACTGTGATAAAGAAGCTTGTCTGTCCTTCTCAAAAGAGATTCTTTGTGCTCGTGTCACTGTGGACCACAATTACTATGCTATTTGTCAGAACCTTTTATCAAGACATGCCACGTGGCGTGGCACTTCTGGAGGACTACTTCATGACCCCCCAGCTGAAATTGCCAAAGATGGCCGACTTGAGGCCTTGCTGGATGAGTGTGCCAACCCAAAGAAGCGATATGGTAGATTCCAAGCTGCAAAAGAACTGCGTGAATACCTTGCACAATTGAGTAACAATGTGAGGTAG
- the DIPK2A gene encoding divergent protein kinase domain 2A isoform X2: protein MLRLVSLKLGRLYRYVKLAVLGSLAAALVLNTHSLLASLQRNELSERRFLQLNKCPACWGTSWCRKFLNGQLRLESWGRLRLFDFFNVKNVYFARYGEPREGSRRVVLKRLGSAQELADIDTKICRRATGRGRCDLLQALHATEFASLNGDVRLLTPDAVEGWSDLVHCPSQRLLDRLVRRYAETKDSGSFLLRNLKDSERMQLLITLAFNPEPLVLQSFPSDEGWPFAKYLGACGRMVAVNYVGEELWSYFNAPWEKRVDLAWQLMEIAEQLTNNDFEFALYLLDVSFDNFAVGPRDGKVIIVDAENVLVADKRLIRQNWLAVHHK, encoded by the exons ATGCTGCGGCTGGTGTCGCTGAAGTTGGGGCGGCTGTACCGCTACGTGAAGCTGGCGGTGCTGGGCAGCCTGGCGGCGGCGCTGGTGCTGAACACGCACTCGCTGCTGGCCTCGCTGCAGCGCAACGAGCTGTCGGAGCGGCGCTTCCTGCAGCTCAATAAGTGCCCGGCCTGCTGGGGCACCAGCTGGTGCCGCAAGTTCCTCAACGGGCAGCTGCGGCTGGAGAGCTGGGGCCGCCTGCGCCTCTTCGACTTCTTCAACGTCAAGAACGTCTACTTCGCGCGCTACGGGGAGCCCCGCGAGGGCAGCCGCCGCGTCGTCCTCAAGCGCCTCGGCTCCGCGCAGGAGCTGGCCGACATCGACACCAAGATCTGCCGCCGCGCCACCGGCAGGGGCCGCTGCGACCTCCTCCAGGCCCTGCACGCCACCGAGTTCGCCAGCCTCAACGGCGACGTGCGGCTCCTCACCCCCGACGCCGTGGAGGGCTGGTCGGACCTGGTGCACTGCCCCTCGCAGCGCCTGCTCGACCGCCTGGTCCGCCGCTACGCCGAGACCAAGGACTCGGGCAGCTTCCTGCTGCGCAACCTGAAGGACTCGGAGCGCATGCAGCTCCTCATCACCCTCGCCTTCAACCCCGAGCCGCTGGTGCTGCAG AGTTTTCCATCTGATGAGGGTTGGCCATTTGCAAAGTACTTAGGAGCATGTGGAAGAATGGTGGCTGTCAATTACGTTGGAGAAGAGCTGTGGAGTTACTTTAATGCACCATGGGAGAAACGAGTGGATCTGGCCTGGCAATTAATGGAAATAGCTGAGCAGCTGACAAATAATGACTTTGAATTTGCACTCTACCTCCTTGATGTCAGCTTTGACAACTTCGCAGTTGGACCAAGAGATGGGAAAGTTATCATTGTAGATGCAGAAAACGTTCTGGTAGCAGACAAAAGGTTAATCAGACAGA ACTGGCTTGCAGTGCACCATAAATAA